In Streptomyces sp. NBC_00414, a single window of DNA contains:
- a CDS encoding aldo/keto reductase, protein MGIKPLLPGRLGFGTAPLGNMFRSLPEDEARATVEAAWDQGVRYFDTAPFYGAGLAEIRLGDALADKPRDEYVLSSKVGRVILDEVEDPAARDLGEKGGLFEHGRPNKMIDVYTADATLRSIEDSLKRLRTDRLDFVWVHDVAQDFHGDRWLEVFDTARTGAFRALRRLREEGVIKAWGLGVNRVEPVELTLDLDEPRPDAFLLAGRYTLLDHGRALQRLLPAATAQGVDMVVGGPYSSGILAGGQHFEYQKAPAGIIAKVERIKKLAAEHQVSVKAAALQFALAHPATAAVIPGATRPSRIAEDVAALGEQIPAAFWTAMRAEQLIASDAPVPTV, encoded by the coding sequence ATGGGTATCAAGCCGCTTCTTCCGGGTCGGCTCGGATTCGGGACCGCACCGCTCGGCAACATGTTCCGCAGCCTTCCCGAGGACGAGGCCCGGGCCACTGTCGAGGCCGCCTGGGACCAGGGAGTCCGCTACTTCGACACCGCTCCGTTCTACGGGGCGGGCCTGGCCGAGATCCGGCTCGGCGACGCGCTGGCCGACAAGCCGCGCGACGAATACGTACTGAGCAGCAAGGTCGGCCGCGTCATCCTCGACGAGGTCGAGGATCCGGCCGCGCGCGACCTGGGCGAGAAGGGCGGACTGTTCGAGCACGGCCGCCCCAACAAGATGATCGACGTCTACACCGCCGATGCCACGCTGCGGTCCATCGAGGACAGCCTCAAGCGGCTCAGGACGGACCGCCTCGACTTCGTCTGGGTCCACGACGTCGCCCAGGACTTCCACGGCGACCGGTGGCTTGAGGTCTTCGACACCGCACGGACCGGAGCGTTTCGCGCGCTTCGGCGTCTGCGCGAGGAAGGCGTGATCAAGGCCTGGGGTCTGGGTGTCAACCGGGTGGAGCCGGTCGAGCTCACACTCGACCTCGACGAGCCTCGGCCCGACGCCTTCCTCCTGGCCGGGCGCTACACGCTCCTGGACCACGGCCGCGCCCTGCAGCGCCTGCTGCCGGCCGCCACCGCCCAGGGTGTCGACATGGTGGTCGGCGGACCCTACAGCTCCGGCATTCTCGCCGGGGGGCAGCACTTCGAGTACCAGAAGGCACCGGCCGGGATCATCGCCAAGGTGGAGCGCATCAAGAAGCTCGCCGCCGAGCACCAGGTGAGCGTCAAGGCCGCGGCGCTGCAGTTCGCTCTCGCCCATCCCGCCACGGCCGCCGTCATACCCGGCGCCACCCGCCCCAGCCGTATCGCCGAGGACGTGGCCGCGCTCGGCGAGCAGATTCCCGCCGCGTTCTGGACCGCGATGCGCGCCGAACAGCTCATCGCCTCCGACGCACCGGTTCCCACCGTCTGA
- a CDS encoding NUDIX hydrolase, whose amino-acid sequence MRDPIEARILEAAMRDARLALTDHDGTSEWLLRPDASSGGPLAAEVWVFDTASTHVLLVRHRWRGWVPPGGKVDPGETPREAARRELFEETGVRAELHAVPAAATVRSYHPDWAATAGISYVAVVDRRTPLVAEVGQPAAWHRLDEPWQGWFSGDRPRMRQCALQLGDGP is encoded by the coding sequence GTGAGAGACCCCATAGAGGCACGCATCCTTGAAGCCGCGATGCGCGACGCGCGGCTGGCTCTGACCGACCACGACGGCACGTCGGAGTGGCTGCTCCGCCCCGATGCGTCCTCGGGAGGCCCACTCGCCGCCGAGGTGTGGGTGTTCGACACCGCGTCGACCCATGTGCTGCTGGTGCGTCACCGTTGGCGAGGGTGGGTGCCGCCGGGCGGCAAGGTGGATCCCGGGGAGACACCGCGAGAGGCCGCTCGTCGGGAACTGTTCGAGGAGACCGGCGTACGGGCCGAACTGCATGCCGTGCCGGCCGCCGCCACAGTGCGGTCGTATCACCCCGACTGGGCGGCCACCGCGGGCATTTCCTACGTGGCGGTCGTCGACCGACGGACGCCGTTGGTGGCCGAGGTCGGGCAGCCGGCTGCCTGGCACCGGCTGGACGAGCCGTGGCAGGGGTGGTTCTCCGGCGATCGTCCTCGGATGCGGCAGTGCGCCCTGCAGCTCGGAGACGGCCCGTGA
- a CDS encoding pectate lyase family protein, with translation MRRTSARFTLTGAAAASAVALAVIGANTASSSTASQLEPAVAAAAAPIGFGAGTTGGAGGSTVTVTTASAFKTAVQSSATQIVRVNGTIALTEMTKVASNKTIVGVGTAGKITGSGLNVANVNNVIIQNLSFSGSNDDAINVQYSTKVHIDHNDISGAYDGAVDIKRSSTNITVSWNRTHNQDKNMLLGHSDDNSSEDTGKLKVTYDHNWFDGTNQRNPRVRFGNPVHVLNNYFSNVGSYGVASTENAGVLVEGNYFENTDDPYHLGEGSSDAGSLVARNNHFVNSGSGQTGGSVASIPYSYTAQSASSVKASVTAGAGVGKI, from the coding sequence ATGCGCAGGACGAGCGCACGGTTCACCCTGACCGGAGCCGCGGCCGCGAGTGCCGTCGCACTGGCTGTGATCGGAGCCAACACGGCGAGCAGTTCCACCGCCTCCCAGCTGGAGCCGGCGGTCGCCGCAGCCGCCGCTCCCATCGGCTTCGGAGCCGGCACCACCGGCGGCGCCGGCGGCAGCACGGTGACCGTCACCACCGCCTCCGCCTTCAAGACTGCGGTGCAGAGCAGCGCGACCCAGATCGTCCGGGTCAACGGAACCATCGCGCTGACGGAGATGACGAAGGTCGCGTCGAACAAGACGATCGTCGGCGTCGGCACCGCAGGCAAGATCACCGGCAGCGGACTCAACGTCGCGAACGTGAACAACGTGATCATCCAGAACCTCTCGTTCTCCGGGTCCAACGACGACGCCATCAACGTCCAGTACTCGACGAAGGTCCACATCGACCACAACGACATCTCCGGCGCGTACGACGGGGCCGTCGACATCAAGCGTTCCTCGACGAACATCACGGTGTCCTGGAACCGCACCCACAACCAGGACAAGAACATGTTGCTCGGTCACTCCGACGACAACTCCAGCGAGGACACCGGCAAGCTGAAGGTGACCTACGACCACAACTGGTTCGACGGCACCAACCAGCGCAACCCGCGCGTCCGGTTCGGCAACCCGGTGCACGTGCTGAACAACTACTTCAGCAACGTCGGCTCCTACGGCGTGGCGTCCACCGAGAACGCGGGTGTCCTCGTGGAGGGCAACTACTTCGAGAACACCGACGACCCCTACCACCTCGGTGAGGGTTCCTCCGACGCGGGCTCGCTCGTGGCCAGGAACAACCACTTCGTGAACTCCGGCTCCGGCCAGACCGGTGGCTCCGTGGCCTCGATCCCGTACAGCTACACCGCGCAGTCGGCGTCCAGCGTCAAGGCGAGCGTCACCGCGGGTGCGGGCGTCGGCAAGATCTGA
- a CDS encoding substrate-binding domain-containing protein, giving the protein MDPGPYTTGGTSLGPNRPLTVGLLTANIHLGVGATLWSGARAAAERNDVNLICFPGGNLRHGDVARSELYELVGPARLDGVVCWSSTLGLPSAGPRARRLLRRLAHLPLISLNQPLSDQTDVLSIDSHAGMRKLVGHLVVQHGRRRPACIHGPLANPVSEERYRACVDALRHHGIRNEHVGAAVDFAAAAGASAMQVLLEARGLTPGVDFDVVLACSDVLAAGALRYLTERGIRVPEDVAVVGFNDSPEARLGDPPLTSVALPFEELGALSVDTLVARLRGTRPPDRTTIPATLVPRRSCGCPYPTSYRPSPVTPAPAAARRPAGWDAVDGVLPSVGPRLASAFRAELARGDGESYTLASGDGRGAADGEVRPGDFLSLVERLLRSNAGTQAEVDRWHQALESARRGVVDTLPDALRRAGEVLFGQARLVVAERSRALLEYERWSQTQRARRLREFGTALTTVVDLEGLSDVLERHLGQSGVPHCRIVLYDRDAEASGPAALGMARPLLARAEAGRAAPRDAGRESASAGPLGSPAFSPALLLPDSLLPLDDRFTLVLEPLHIGEEHLGVAVFEATSTRAAYHDGADGALYRELGDQISAALKGIGLFDEVRRARDAAEQASRFQTRLLTHVSDELRTPVEAMLHRSGDPGAALVEVRRDAARVLHLMENLLDLARSEAGDLLLTRRLMDPLPVLSQACEAAASALPAAGPGWRLDLPVRLPSVWVDETRFRQILHNVLISAAARAKDAPPRVAAALGPAGVRITVDVTDARTSVARPGQLLDVGVTTARRLAMMHGGALTVSDSTGSDSAGRTQYVLEFPLPSPDGQAHLADAGDAPLLVVTPGELGADLIEHAARHGLEVCRPDTAHDPMPSVARRTPGAVVWDALPDRPQEWRAVQRLHDHPALRHTPFVLFGADGTDLPQALRALRPNGFAEPVIVAGGSQESRETLRRLAEAALPDHPARVSTDATTLLALVAEETPRLVVLERALPDLQALDVVDRLHDGSGRALCPVVIADHEGMTAADARRGRQHPALLMLDMDVFAPDEAAALVRELAGQHSRLPPRTRDVLDEALVFLYEHWRRPISRWQVAQAAGVSPDHLGKLFQQRYGLTVWEYLTRLRIRRAAERLRSSNDSVQSVARAVGFRDRAYFSRVFRRVTGAAPHHYREKTASGEGVRDMSVGPGRH; this is encoded by the coding sequence ATGGACCCGGGTCCGTACACCACGGGTGGTACGTCGCTCGGGCCGAACCGGCCGCTGACGGTCGGCCTGCTCACCGCCAACATCCACCTGGGCGTCGGAGCCACCCTCTGGTCGGGGGCCCGGGCCGCCGCCGAACGCAACGACGTCAACCTGATCTGCTTCCCGGGCGGGAACCTGCGGCACGGGGACGTGGCCCGCAGCGAGTTGTACGAACTCGTCGGCCCCGCGCGGCTCGACGGCGTCGTCTGCTGGAGCTCGACGCTGGGACTGCCCTCCGCCGGGCCCAGGGCCCGCCGCCTGCTGCGCCGGCTGGCCCATCTGCCGCTGATCAGTCTCAACCAGCCGCTCAGCGACCAGACCGACGTGCTGTCGATCGACTCCCACGCGGGCATGCGCAAACTGGTCGGGCACCTCGTCGTCCAGCACGGCCGCAGACGGCCGGCCTGTATCCACGGCCCACTCGCCAACCCGGTCTCCGAGGAGCGTTACCGCGCCTGTGTCGACGCGCTGCGCCACCACGGCATCCGGAACGAACACGTGGGCGCCGCGGTCGACTTCGCCGCGGCGGCCGGCGCCTCCGCGATGCAGGTGCTCCTGGAGGCCCGCGGACTCACACCCGGCGTCGACTTCGACGTGGTGCTCGCCTGCAGCGACGTCCTGGCCGCGGGAGCCCTGCGCTATCTCACCGAACGCGGCATACGGGTACCGGAGGATGTGGCCGTGGTCGGCTTCAACGACTCGCCCGAAGCCCGCCTCGGCGATCCGCCCCTCACCTCCGTGGCCCTGCCCTTCGAGGAACTGGGCGCGCTTTCCGTGGACACCCTGGTCGCCCGGCTGCGCGGCACCCGCCCGCCGGACCGCACCACCATCCCCGCCACCCTGGTGCCGCGCCGCTCCTGCGGCTGCCCCTACCCGACCTCGTACCGGCCCTCGCCCGTCACCCCGGCACCGGCCGCCGCGCGGCGCCCCGCGGGATGGGACGCGGTGGACGGCGTGCTGCCCTCCGTCGGTCCGCGCCTGGCCTCGGCCTTCCGTGCCGAACTCGCGCGCGGCGACGGCGAGTCGTACACCCTGGCGAGCGGCGACGGCCGAGGCGCCGCCGACGGCGAAGTCCGGCCCGGGGACTTCCTCTCCCTGGTCGAGCGGCTGTTGCGCAGCAACGCCGGGACACAGGCCGAGGTGGACAGGTGGCACCAGGCGTTGGAGAGCGCCCGGCGCGGTGTCGTCGACACACTGCCGGACGCCCTGCGGCGGGCCGGTGAGGTGCTGTTCGGGCAGGCCCGGCTCGTCGTGGCGGAGCGATCGCGTGCGCTCCTTGAGTACGAGCGCTGGTCGCAGACGCAACGCGCGCGCAGACTGCGGGAGTTCGGGACCGCGCTGACCACGGTCGTGGACCTGGAGGGGCTCTCGGACGTGCTGGAGCGCCATCTGGGCCAGTCGGGCGTCCCGCACTGCCGGATCGTCCTGTACGACCGCGACGCCGAGGCCTCCGGTCCCGCGGCTCTGGGCATGGCGCGTCCCCTGCTCGCCCGTGCGGAGGCGGGCCGGGCAGCGCCCCGCGACGCGGGCCGGGAATCCGCGTCCGCCGGTCCGCTCGGCAGCCCCGCGTTCTCTCCTGCCCTGTTGCTGCCCGACTCCCTGCTGCCTCTCGACGACCGGTTCACGCTGGTGCTCGAACCCCTGCACATCGGCGAGGAGCACCTCGGCGTGGCCGTGTTCGAGGCGACCTCGACCCGTGCCGCGTACCACGACGGAGCCGACGGGGCGCTCTACCGTGAACTGGGCGACCAGATCAGTGCCGCGCTGAAGGGCATCGGGCTCTTCGACGAGGTGCGCCGGGCACGGGACGCCGCCGAGCAGGCGAGCAGGTTCCAGACGCGGCTGCTCACGCATGTCAGCGACGAGTTACGCACTCCGGTGGAGGCCATGCTGCACCGGTCCGGCGACCCCGGAGCGGCCCTCGTGGAGGTCCGCCGGGACGCCGCGCGCGTGCTGCACCTCATGGAGAACCTCCTCGACCTCGCGCGTTCGGAGGCCGGTGATCTCCTGCTGACCCGGCGGCTCATGGACCCGCTTCCCGTGCTCTCGCAGGCGTGCGAGGCGGCGGCCTCCGCGCTGCCCGCCGCCGGCCCCGGGTGGCGGCTCGATCTGCCCGTGCGGCTGCCCTCGGTGTGGGTGGACGAGACGAGGTTCCGGCAGATCCTGCACAACGTGCTGATCTCGGCGGCCGCGCGCGCGAAGGACGCGCCACCGCGGGTGGCCGCTGCCCTCGGCCCGGCGGGTGTGCGGATCACCGTCGACGTCACGGACGCCCGCACGTCGGTCGCGCGGCCCGGGCAGCTCCTGGACGTGGGGGTGACCACGGCCCGGCGGCTGGCCATGATGCACGGCGGGGCGCTGACCGTCTCCGACAGCACCGGCTCCGACAGCGCGGGCCGCACGCAGTACGTCCTTGAGTTTCCCCTGCCCTCTCCCGACGGGCAGGCGCACCTGGCCGATGCGGGTGACGCCCCGCTGCTCGTCGTGACTCCCGGGGAGCTCGGCGCGGACCTGATCGAGCACGCCGCCCGGCACGGCCTGGAGGTGTGCAGGCCCGACACCGCGCACGACCCCATGCCGTCGGTCGCGCGGCGCACTCCCGGAGCCGTCGTGTGGGACGCGCTGCCCGACCGGCCCCAGGAGTGGCGTGCGGTGCAGCGGCTGCACGACCATCCGGCGCTGCGCCACACGCCGTTCGTGCTGTTCGGCGCCGACGGCACCGATCTGCCGCAGGCCCTGCGCGCGCTGCGGCCCAACGGATTCGCCGAACCGGTCATCGTCGCGGGCGGCTCGCAGGAGTCCCGGGAGACACTGCGCAGGCTGGCGGAGGCGGCGCTGCCGGACCATCCGGCGCGGGTCTCCACGGACGCGACGACGTTGCTCGCGCTGGTCGCGGAGGAGACCCCGCGGCTGGTGGTGCTGGAGCGGGCCCTGCCCGACCTGCAGGCGCTGGACGTGGTGGACCGGCTGCACGACGGCTCGGGCCGGGCCCTGTGTCCCGTCGTCATCGCCGACCACGAGGGCATGACGGCGGCGGACGCGCGGCGCGGGCGCCAGCACCCGGCGCTGCTCATGCTGGACATGGACGTGTTCGCGCCGGACGAGGCGGCGGCGCTCGTACGCGAACTGGCCGGCCAGCACTCCCGGTTGCCGCCGCGCACCAGGGACGTCCTGGACGAGGCGCTGGTCTTCCTCTACGAGCACTGGCGGCGGCCGATCTCCCGCTGGCAGGTCGCACAGGCCGCCGGTGTCAGCCCGGATCACCTCGGCAAACTCTTCCAGCAGCGGTACGGCCTGACGGTGTGGGAGTACCTGACCCGGCTGCGGATCCGGCGGGCGGCGGAGCGCCTGCGGTCGAGCAACGACAGCGTGCAGAGCGTCGCCCGGGCGGTGGGTTTCCGCGACCGCGCGTACTTCAGCCGGGTGTTCCGCAGGGTCACGGGCGCCGCCCCGCACCACTACCGCGAGAAAACCGCCTCCGGAGAGGGTGTACGGGACATGTCTGTCGGCCCGGGCCGCCACTGA
- a CDS encoding PRC-barrel domain-containing protein: MIHAADIREWRNRDVVDLKGHKIGVLESIYVNTATDESAIATVRIGLPTRQRLAFVPLDEAVLGPDYVKVAYAKALVKKAPSVGMDDILPAEEEEAIFQHYDMAYKTGAGGERQLARR, from the coding sequence ATGATCCACGCGGCCGACATACGCGAATGGCGCAATCGCGATGTCGTCGACCTCAAGGGGCACAAGATCGGTGTGCTCGAATCGATCTACGTGAACACCGCAACCGACGAGTCCGCCATCGCCACGGTCCGTATCGGGCTGCCCACTCGCCAGCGGCTGGCTTTCGTGCCGCTCGACGAAGCGGTCCTCGGGCCCGACTACGTCAAGGTCGCCTATGCGAAGGCATTGGTGAAGAAGGCACCCTCGGTGGGCATGGACGACATTCTTCCCGCGGAGGAGGAGGAAGCGATCTTCCAGCACTACGACATGGCCTACAAGACGGGCGCAGGTGGAGAGAGGCAACTCGCGCGTCGCTGA
- a CDS encoding LysR substrate-binding domain-containing protein has translation MLDLRQLRYFLAVAEEEHVGRAAERLHISQSPLSRQIAQLEKNLGLALFERSQQRLRLTSDGRVFLSEARALLRHADRLENLGRRLGRGEEGGLCVGYVADAMHTGLLPQALRDLQAQRPGIHVALYALPTAQQFEGLRQRSLDIALTPEPPTEDDPDLRGSLLFEDPLLLAVPNGSPLADRADITPEDLADQRWIAVEGTDESWRDDFVASCVAVGFRPDIRLEAPDPLTAIGLVASGLGMALVQESMLPGRTAGVTTRPLAWLGQSVHLWAAWHHVDLRPVVASFRETVLRTGAAHAAPH, from the coding sequence ATGCTTGACCTGCGACAACTTCGCTATTTCCTTGCCGTCGCCGAAGAGGAGCACGTGGGGCGGGCCGCCGAGCGGCTGCACATCTCGCAGTCGCCGCTGAGCCGCCAGATCGCCCAGCTGGAGAAGAACCTCGGGCTCGCCCTCTTCGAGCGCAGCCAGCAGCGCTTGCGCCTCACGTCGGACGGTCGCGTCTTCCTGTCCGAGGCCCGGGCGCTGCTGCGGCACGCGGACCGGCTGGAGAACCTCGGCCGCCGTCTGGGCCGCGGTGAGGAAGGCGGCCTGTGCGTGGGGTACGTCGCCGACGCCATGCACACCGGGCTCCTGCCTCAGGCGCTGCGGGATCTGCAGGCACAGCGCCCGGGCATCCATGTCGCGCTCTACGCACTGCCCACGGCGCAGCAGTTCGAGGGCCTGCGCCAGCGCAGTCTGGACATCGCTCTCACGCCGGAACCGCCCACCGAGGACGATCCGGATCTGCGCGGCTCGCTGCTGTTCGAGGACCCTCTGCTGCTGGCCGTCCCGAACGGCTCCCCGCTCGCCGACCGGGCCGACATCACTCCCGAGGACCTCGCCGACCAGCGGTGGATCGCCGTGGAGGGCACCGACGAGTCCTGGCGGGACGATTTCGTCGCCTCCTGCGTGGCCGTCGGCTTCCGCCCGGACATCCGGCTGGAGGCCCCCGACCCGCTCACGGCCATCGGTCTCGTCGCCTCGGGGCTGGGCATGGCGCTGGTGCAGGAGAGCATGCTTCCCGGCAGGACCGCGGGCGTCACCACCCGGCCCCTCGCCTGGCTCGGGCAGTCGGTCCACCTCTGGGCCGCCTGGCATCACGTCGACCTGCGTCCCGTGGTCGCGTCGTTCAGGGAAACCGTGCTGCGGACAGGCGCCGCCCACGCCGCTCCCCACTGA